The Deltaproteobacteria bacterium genome includes a window with the following:
- a CDS encoding FAD-dependent oxidoreductase, giving the protein MSDVIGHRIRDGLNLAVPPERWHNVAVVIIGGGVAGLSAAWQLQRAGVTDFIVLELEPQPGGTSRSETSPLVPYPWGAHYLPVPLKENTQLVALLDEIGLLEGRTQDGDPVVAEQYLYRDPQERLFYRGRWYEGLYLHAGASAEDLAQFEAFTTEIDRWVAWRDSRGRRAFTIPAATCSDDAEVTALDQITMSEWLNQHGWRSPRLRWLVDYGCRDDFGLTVEQTSAWAGIFYFAARVKSPGDDAQPLMTWPEGNGRLVTYLSSALRSQVRLGLAVADINPVATNGREHLEVRAFDTHTQAPIGFHADRVILTTPQMLSRYLIRPYRDDPPAHLREFSYGSCMVANVLLTQRPESRGFPLAWDNVLYDSPSLGYVVATHQRGLDHGPTVLTYYYPFCDTDPQLARAKFLAVDWRTCADIVFTDLRRPHPSLHKVAQRLDVMRWGHAMIHPHPDFVWSEARRRASVPFRGIHFANTDLSGVALFEEAFYHGVRAAEEVLKENGK; this is encoded by the coding sequence ATGTCAGACGTGATCGGCCATCGTATTCGCGATGGCCTCAACCTCGCAGTCCCACCTGAGCGTTGGCACAATGTCGCCGTAGTTATTATCGGCGGAGGAGTCGCAGGACTCTCTGCGGCGTGGCAACTCCAGCGTGCTGGGGTTACGGATTTCATCGTGCTTGAACTTGAACCACAACCAGGTGGGACTTCACGCAGCGAAACCTCTCCCCTCGTCCCGTACCCGTGGGGAGCGCACTACCTGCCGGTGCCACTGAAAGAAAACACGCAACTCGTGGCACTTCTTGATGAGATAGGGTTGCTTGAAGGCCGCACTCAAGATGGAGACCCCGTCGTCGCCGAACAGTATTTGTACCGCGATCCCCAGGAACGTTTGTTCTATCGAGGTCGCTGGTACGAAGGGCTTTACTTACACGCAGGCGCTAGCGCAGAGGATCTTGCCCAGTTCGAGGCATTCACCACTGAAATCGATCGCTGGGTCGCCTGGCGGGATTCCCGTGGACGTCGCGCGTTCACCATCCCTGCAGCAACCTGTTCAGATGACGCCGAAGTCACCGCACTCGATCAAATCACTATGAGTGAATGGTTGAACCAGCATGGATGGCGATCCCCGCGCTTACGGTGGTTGGTCGATTACGGGTGCCGTGACGACTTCGGCCTGACGGTCGAGCAAACCAGTGCGTGGGCAGGAATCTTCTATTTCGCGGCTCGTGTCAAAAGTCCGGGTGACGACGCACAACCACTCATGACGTGGCCGGAAGGAAACGGACGTCTTGTGACATATTTGTCCAGCGCCCTGCGTTCCCAGGTACGACTGGGTCTTGCCGTGGCAGATATCAATCCAGTCGCGACGAACGGAAGGGAACATCTTGAAGTCAGAGCCTTTGATACACACACTCAGGCCCCGATCGGATTTCATGCAGATCGAGTAATCCTCACGACGCCGCAGATGCTCTCACGTTATCTGATTCGGCCGTACCGCGATGATCCCCCAGCTCACCTACGAGAATTTTCGTACGGCTCATGTATGGTAGCAAATGTACTTCTGACCCAACGCCCGGAAAGCCGAGGATTCCCGCTCGCATGGGACAATGTGCTTTACGACAGCCCCTCACTTGGGTATGTCGTAGCTACGCATCAACGTGGATTAGATCATGGGCCGACGGTGCTGACCTATTACTATCCATTCTGTGACACTGACCCGCAGCTGGCACGGGCAAAGTTCCTGGCTGTGGATTGGAGGACGTGCGCGGATATCGTCTTCACCGATCTACGTCGCCCGCACCCCTCACTGCATAAAGTTGCCCAACGCTTGGACGTGATGCGTTGGGGACACGCGATGATTCACCCACATCCAGATTTTGTTTGGAGTGAGGCGCGCCGCAGAGCTTCAGTCCCATTTCGCGGCATTCATTTTGCCAACACCGACCTCAGCGGAGTTGCGCTGTTTGAAGAGGCTTTCTATCACGGAGTGAGAGCAGCGGAAGAAGTGCTCAAAGAGAATGGAAAGTGA
- a CDS encoding DUF4178 domain-containing protein encodes MVQASCPGCGSSITFKLGSSVVLVCEFCRSVVARGDRNPEDLGKVAYLVATDSPLAIGLRGRYQGEAFELTGRVQFSHEAGGLWNEWYASFPNDRWGWLAEAQGRFYLTFQKHLADPDAIESFSNLALGALVFALSPPTPLTVTEKGIAHTVSAEGEIPYRFIPGVEHQYADLSGPHGEFATLDYSEHLPLAFVGREVDFGELGFPRTETSRAATPVAAQQLSCPNCGSALSLRVPDQTERVTCPSCSSLLDINHGNLKFLRALSHTVTPVIPLGAVGHFDHHPPLTVIGFLQRSVEFDGVRYFWEEYLLYAPRLGFRWLVRSDDHWNFVRPLPPGKVTNEAQKARYEKKKFKLFQGAPARVEHVLGEFYWRVEVGETVMTADYVAPPFTLSREISVSTQSSAGEINWSLGEYLSPQVIEKAFNLRDLPRPWKIAPNQPYPHWKVYEHWLQFALMALILGFLLLFLGAQRLVVRQTYELDPLKVSETTAIRFSEPFTLQPRQNVEITVTTSLENSWLDLAGDLINQQTDEAQGFSLALEYYRGIEDGEAWTEGSRSSTVYLTAPEAGTYILGFEAQWNKSESQPVTFTITIKQGVPRPKHLILTILALSLVPLFVALRHYYFEVQRWSDSMYNPYDSAG; translated from the coding sequence ATGGTTCAGGCCTCCTGTCCAGGGTGCGGGTCATCAATAACATTCAAACTTGGGTCGTCGGTTGTTCTCGTCTGCGAATTCTGCCGTTCGGTAGTGGCACGTGGAGACCGCAATCCTGAAGACCTAGGGAAAGTTGCGTATCTCGTCGCCACCGATTCTCCTCTGGCGATCGGGTTACGAGGTCGCTATCAAGGTGAAGCCTTTGAATTGACTGGCCGAGTCCAATTCAGCCACGAAGCTGGTGGACTGTGGAACGAATGGTACGCTTCGTTTCCTAACGATCGTTGGGGCTGGTTGGCAGAAGCGCAGGGACGATTCTATCTGACTTTTCAGAAGCACCTCGCAGATCCTGACGCAATTGAATCATTTTCCAACCTCGCACTTGGAGCACTCGTCTTTGCCCTGTCTCCACCCACACCATTGACTGTTACAGAGAAAGGCATTGCTCACACGGTCAGTGCCGAAGGAGAAATCCCCTACCGGTTCATTCCTGGCGTTGAGCATCAGTATGCCGACCTTTCTGGCCCTCACGGTGAGTTTGCGACGCTCGACTATAGTGAACACTTGCCATTGGCATTCGTCGGCCGTGAGGTAGACTTTGGTGAATTGGGGTTTCCCCGGACTGAAACCTCACGTGCAGCGACTCCTGTCGCGGCTCAGCAGCTCTCGTGTCCGAACTGTGGCAGCGCACTCTCTTTACGTGTTCCTGATCAGACTGAACGAGTCACCTGCCCAAGCTGTAGTTCATTGCTCGATATCAACCACGGCAACCTCAAATTCCTGCGCGCCCTCAGTCATACCGTCACCCCAGTCATTCCGTTGGGTGCAGTCGGTCATTTCGACCATCACCCTCCGCTGACGGTGATTGGCTTCTTGCAACGAAGTGTCGAGTTCGATGGAGTTCGCTATTTCTGGGAAGAATACTTGCTCTATGCTCCGCGACTCGGGTTTCGCTGGCTGGTGCGCAGTGACGATCATTGGAATTTTGTCAGGCCGCTTCCCCCCGGCAAGGTAACGAACGAAGCCCAAAAGGCTCGCTATGAAAAGAAAAAGTTCAAACTCTTTCAAGGCGCACCAGCGCGGGTTGAGCACGTACTCGGCGAGTTTTATTGGCGGGTTGAGGTTGGTGAAACCGTCATGACGGCAGACTATGTGGCTCCCCCTTTTACGTTGTCTCGCGAGATCTCCGTGTCCACTCAATCTAGCGCCGGGGAGATCAATTGGTCGCTGGGAGAATATCTCTCACCACAAGTGATAGAGAAAGCCTTCAACCTTCGCGACTTGCCGCGCCCGTGGAAGATCGCACCGAACCAACCGTATCCGCATTGGAAAGTCTATGAACATTGGTTGCAGTTCGCCCTCATGGCCTTGATCTTGGGTTTTCTCTTGCTTTTTCTTGGGGCCCAGCGGCTCGTCGTGCGACAGACCTATGAGCTTGATCCTCTCAAGGTGAGTGAAACTACGGCGATTCGATTCAGTGAGCCGTTCACTCTCCAGCCGCGACAAAACGTGGAGATTACCGTAACCACATCATTAGAGAACTCCTGGCTTGATCTCGCCGGAGATCTCATCAATCAACAAACCGATGAAGCCCAAGGCTTCTCCCTTGCCCTTGAGTATTATCGCGGAATCGAAGATGGGGAGGCGTGGACCGAAGGAAGCCGGTCGTCAACCGTGTATCTCACTGCACCAGAGGCAGGAACGTATATCCTGGGGTTTGAGGCGCAATGGAACAAAAGCGAGTCTCAGCCGGTGACTTTTACCATAACCATCAAGCAGGGTGTTCCACGTCCGAAGCACCTCATCCTCACCATCCTTGCACTTTCCCTGGTTCCACTCTTTGTCGCCTTGAGACACTATTATTTTGAAGTACAGCGCTGGAGTGACAGCATGTATAATCCGTATGATTCCGCAGGCTAA
- a CDS encoding aminotransferase class III-fold pyridoxal phosphate-dependent enzyme produces MATELVKLAPGNLSHCVFTTSGAEAVEAAIKLVRSRSGRPLILSAQGSFHGKTLGALAVTGQPQYADGFGPLPSGVEHIPFGDAEVLALRLEQDGQHIAAVFLEPIQGERGVYFPPPGYLAQVRELCTHYEVALVLDEIQTGLGRTGKLFAYEHSGITPDVLLVAKALGGGLFPLGACLSTAAWWDERFALRHSSTFANNNVASRVGLAILEKVATGPLCREVARKGDRLLSRLVHLAARYPRVIAAVRGQGLLCALELRPPGNTHGAFLSFIEHHGLYAYAVAATIAENTSVLVLPTLGETSVLRIAPPLVISNAELAYALDGLETVCAQLDHDATGTIVRALGALDACMPTSETQVPVVSAPVALPPRRSQITGINYAFLVHYTSLDDVLATDPALQQFDLTQVRRFCAYTANFPPGVILRAPTIHSHTGAVAEGVIIALPLLPEDMARYGRRHVSNAIRQAVDLAASLGATIVGLGGYTTPYSQRGLSVIGHGPAITTGNALTAGMAFAATQRLAAQYALSLDDTQVAVVGARGSVGTLLTRLLARERPWRMVLVGNPTTGSTHLHRLREELAWGPGTIEVTTNLKRLTNCDIVISASGSLHPILDDAPITPGTIICDVARPYDTSPRLRARTDIAVIDGGLVALPDPHCRFGVGNLQGLPDGVQLACLSETILLALERDTRNHSIGNDVSLSEVDYLMALAERHGFSLAPLSITRNPVLHQSEEVQLYSEIL; encoded by the coding sequence TTGGCAACAGAATTAGTCAAACTGGCTCCAGGAAATCTTTCTCACTGCGTGTTTACAACGTCGGGTGCAGAAGCCGTAGAAGCAGCCATTAAACTTGTCCGTTCCCGTAGCGGTCGTCCGCTCATTCTCTCCGCGCAGGGCTCCTTCCACGGTAAAACCCTCGGTGCACTCGCGGTGACCGGGCAACCGCAATATGCTGACGGCTTCGGTCCGTTGCCATCTGGGGTTGAACATATTCCGTTTGGTGACGCTGAGGTCCTGGCACTACGACTGGAACAGGACGGGCAACACATCGCCGCAGTGTTTCTCGAACCGATCCAAGGGGAACGTGGCGTTTATTTCCCTCCGCCAGGTTATCTCGCGCAGGTACGGGAACTATGTACACACTATGAAGTCGCGCTTGTCCTTGATGAGATTCAAACTGGTCTGGGACGTACAGGAAAGCTGTTTGCTTACGAACACTCAGGAATCACGCCGGATGTGTTGCTTGTAGCCAAAGCACTCGGTGGCGGTCTGTTTCCGCTTGGTGCCTGTCTCTCCACTGCCGCATGGTGGGATGAACGGTTTGCGTTGCGTCATTCTTCAACCTTTGCCAACAACAACGTAGCCAGTCGCGTCGGTCTGGCGATTCTTGAAAAAGTTGCTACTGGACCCCTGTGCCGGGAGGTTGCCCGTAAAGGCGATCGACTTTTGTCACGGTTGGTCCACCTTGCCGCTCGTTACCCGCGTGTGATCGCGGCTGTACGTGGACAGGGACTGTTGTGCGCGCTGGAGCTTCGTCCTCCAGGGAACACGCATGGCGCATTTCTTTCGTTTATCGAACATCACGGCCTGTATGCGTATGCTGTGGCCGCCACGATTGCCGAAAACACGTCGGTGTTGGTATTACCGACGCTTGGCGAAACGAGTGTGCTGCGCATTGCCCCGCCACTTGTCATTAGCAACGCAGAACTCGCGTATGCTCTCGACGGGCTCGAAACTGTATGTGCGCAACTCGACCACGATGCGACTGGAACGATCGTCCGGGCCCTTGGCGCACTCGATGCCTGTATGCCCACGTCCGAGACTCAGGTCCCCGTAGTATCAGCGCCAGTAGCTCTACCACCGCGACGGTCACAGATCACCGGTATCAACTACGCCTTCCTTGTTCACTATACGTCGCTTGATGATGTACTCGCTACTGACCCGGCTTTGCAACAATTCGATCTCACCCAAGTCCGCCGCTTCTGCGCATACACTGCGAATTTTCCGCCTGGGGTCATCTTACGTGCACCAACCATTCACTCACACACGGGAGCAGTTGCTGAAGGGGTGATCATCGCTCTTCCTCTGCTCCCTGAAGATATGGCCCGCTACGGTCGGCGCCACGTCAGTAACGCCATTCGTCAGGCGGTCGATCTCGCCGCAAGCCTGGGAGCCACAATTGTGGGGCTTGGCGGGTACACTACACCGTATAGTCAACGCGGTTTGTCGGTCATCGGTCATGGCCCGGCAATTACTACAGGGAATGCCCTCACCGCCGGTATGGCGTTCGCAGCAACGCAGCGACTCGCAGCCCAGTACGCACTCTCCTTGGATGATACACAGGTAGCAGTGGTCGGCGCCCGCGGTTCTGTGGGCACCTTACTTACCCGGCTCCTCGCACGTGAACGTCCGTGGCGCATGGTCTTGGTTGGGAATCCCACGACTGGCAGCACTCATCTGCACCGCTTACGCGAAGAACTGGCCTGGGGACCGGGCACGATTGAGGTCACGACCAACCTCAAACGCCTCACCAATTGCGATATTGTCATCTCTGCCAGTGGCTCGCTTCATCCCATCCTTGACGACGCTCCAATTACACCAGGAACAATCATTTGTGATGTCGCACGCCCGTATGATACCTCCCCACGGCTACGTGCACGGACTGATATCGCTGTTATTGATGGAGGGTTAGTCGCCCTTCCTGATCCTCACTGTCGGTTTGGTGTCGGGAATCTGCAAGGTCTTCCGGATGGTGTTCAACTTGCCTGCTTGTCGGAAACGATTCTTCTCGCCTTAGAAAGAGACACTCGCAATCATAGCATCGGCAATGATGTCTCACTCAGTGAAGTTGACTACCTGATGGCCTTGGCCGAGCGACATGGATTTTCCTTAGCGCCGTTGTCTATCACTCGGAATCCCGTTCTCCATCAAAGCGAAGAAGTACAACTCTATAGTGAGATCCTATGA
- the grxC gene encoding glutaredoxin 3, with translation MKTVTMYTTTYUGFCVSAKALLKSKNIPFEEIDVTNDPALRQDIMKRSGQRTVPQIFIGDESIGGFTELKALSDKGGLAAKLAD, from the coding sequence ATGAAGACTGTCACTATGTACACGACCACCTATTGAGGGTTCTGTGTATCAGCAAAGGCTTTGCTGAAAAGTAAGAATATTCCATTTGAAGAAATTGATGTCACCAACGATCCAGCGTTACGCCAAGACATTATGAAACGCTCTGGACAGCGAACGGTACCGCAGATTTTCATTGGCGATGAGTCAATCGGTGGCTTCACCGAACTCAAAGCATTGTCTGACAAAGGCGGATTAGCAGCAAAACTGGCGGACTGA
- a CDS encoding APC family permease: protein MSTLTPTRIRPTTSTMVATSCGTAIASVCTIGLFQIEQLLGGVWSVAAISVAGLGCSILARVFARLAEVVPSGAGLLAYFSRGYSRPVAITLTTPYFLLTLFLAGAEATIVGFLGTSLVPLSPWLIAFLFLLLTWVCCRAGLRISYRVQAIATWTLVGALATFALIALFDTAAHGQLTLRLSSPTPSIAHFIAAVGQALFLFMGFELITGQVESGNSAQAVGCALRWSVAVLTGVYVLLALGFACLAPSTLTIDRWFLPQLAIAQQVGGSVATLTIILLSFLASFTSLNGALLALSRFTCALASQGVLPRHFAQIEPRTLVPVHALTVLLVIVLFATALVLFGQALRPAILAAAVSAALVYASAVWVYDRPPFAIPQRSTTRQFFYRALASGFVILGVGVLVDARSTLLQTLMLLAFVFMAAAIAAYRTVYKIARRQPLVPQPQGVSMSAMVDALRTSSSSPRVLNDDRSSQ, encoded by the coding sequence ATGTCCACTTTAACACCCACTCGGATCAGACCGACGACCAGTACGATGGTTGCGACCAGTTGTGGCACTGCCATTGCCTCTGTGTGTACCATCGGTCTGTTTCAAATTGAACAATTGCTTGGTGGTGTATGGTCGGTAGCCGCAATCTCTGTCGCAGGATTGGGCTGTTCCATTTTGGCTCGTGTCTTTGCACGGTTGGCCGAGGTAGTCCCGAGTGGCGCTGGCCTCTTGGCTTATTTCTCTCGTGGGTACAGCCGCCCAGTGGCAATAACCCTCACGACTCCATACTTTCTTCTTACCCTATTTCTCGCGGGTGCCGAGGCCACGATTGTCGGTTTTCTTGGCACCTCTCTCGTACCACTGTCACCCTGGTTGATTGCCTTTCTTTTCTTGCTCCTTACGTGGGTCTGCTGCCGGGCGGGGTTACGCATTAGCTATCGCGTGCAGGCGATCGCAACCTGGACACTGGTCGGAGCACTGGCAACTTTTGCACTCATAGCGCTGTTCGATACTGCCGCGCACGGACAACTCACATTGCGATTGTCCTCACCAACTCCTTCAATTGCTCACTTTATTGCAGCCGTCGGGCAGGCGTTGTTCCTTTTCATGGGATTTGAGTTGATCACCGGACAAGTCGAAAGCGGTAACTCCGCGCAAGCAGTCGGCTGTGCATTACGATGGAGCGTTGCTGTTCTCACTGGGGTCTATGTGTTGCTGGCGCTTGGGTTCGCCTGCCTCGCGCCATCTACACTCACAATCGACCGGTGGTTCCTGCCCCAATTGGCTATTGCCCAACAGGTTGGCGGATCGGTGGCGACGCTGACGATTATTCTTTTATCTTTTCTCGCCTCGTTTACTTCTCTGAACGGGGCACTCCTGGCGCTCTCACGCTTCACCTGCGCACTGGCCTCTCAAGGAGTGCTTCCCCGCCACTTTGCCCAGATTGAACCACGGACTCTGGTCCCGGTTCATGCGCTTACGGTCTTGTTAGTTATCGTACTGTTTGCCACCGCCCTGGTCCTTTTCGGGCAGGCCTTGCGGCCAGCGATACTTGCAGCAGCGGTCTCTGCTGCGCTCGTCTATGCGAGTGCCGTGTGGGTCTATGATCGCCCACCTTTTGCCATCCCCCAACGCTCAACGACAAGACAGTTCTTCTATCGAGCTCTTGCGAGTGGTTTTGTCATTCTTGGCGTTGGTGTGCTCGTTGATGCTAGATCAACGTTACTGCAGACGCTCATGCTCTTAGCCTTCGTATTCATGGCCGCGGCAATCGCCGCCTACCGGACGGTTTACAAAATCGCTCGGCGTCAGCCGCTTGTTCCTCAGCCGCAAGGTGTCAGCATGTCAGCTATGGTTGACGCCCTACGAACGTCGAGTTCATCACCACGAGTTCTCAATGACGATAGGAGTTCTCAATGA
- a CDS encoding polyamine aminopropyltransferase, giving the protein MRPTILFINVFIIATCGLVYELLAGTLASYVLGDSVTQFSLIIGIYLFALGVGAWLSQFIETGLARRFIEIELGVALLGGLSAPLLFLSFARLSSFHLVLYGSVFVIGVLVGLELPLLMRILKDVLDFKDLVSRVLTFDYIGALVASLLFPLFCVPRLGLVRTSLLFGLFNAAVGLWATWYMEPLLKGSLTGLRLRAVLVITILTVGMIKANTLTTLAESDLFANEVLYARTTSYQRIVLTGDKTGFQLFLNGHLQFNSLDEYRYHEALVHPAMALVRSPRRALILGGGDGLALREILHYPSVESVTLVDLDPGMTTLSQHFPPLAKLNHQSFSDPRVRVVNQDAMLWLEDTQGLYDVAIVDFPDPGTFALGKLYTTRFYKLLKQRLAPDAAVGIQSTSPLVARTAFWCIIRTMEATRFFVRPYHVAVPSFGVWGFALAQTAPFEPPTTAPPALRFLDNQTMAALFVLSADLGPVPVEINRLDNQVLVRYYDAEWRKYE; this is encoded by the coding sequence CTGCGCCCAACTATCCTTTTCATCAACGTCTTCATCATTGCCACCTGCGGGTTAGTGTATGAACTGCTCGCTGGCACCTTGGCCAGTTACGTTCTCGGCGACAGTGTCACGCAGTTTTCGCTGATCATCGGCATCTATCTCTTTGCTTTGGGTGTAGGTGCCTGGTTGTCACAGTTTATCGAGACTGGCCTTGCGCGCCGCTTTATTGAAATCGAACTCGGGGTTGCCCTCTTGGGAGGGTTATCCGCACCTTTACTATTCTTGAGCTTCGCCCGGCTCAGCTCTTTTCACCTTGTGTTATATGGATCGGTGTTCGTCATCGGGGTGCTTGTCGGGCTAGAACTTCCGCTGCTCATGCGTATTTTGAAAGACGTGCTCGACTTCAAAGATTTGGTCTCCCGCGTCTTGACCTTTGATTACATCGGCGCGTTGGTTGCCTCGCTGCTCTTTCCACTGTTTTGTGTTCCTCGGCTCGGTCTGGTGCGTACCTCCTTACTCTTTGGGCTGTTCAATGCGGCAGTCGGATTGTGGGCAACCTGGTACATGGAACCACTTCTCAAGGGCAGCTTGACCGGACTGCGTCTGCGAGCGGTTCTCGTAATAACAATTCTCACCGTCGGGATGATCAAAGCAAACACATTGACAACATTGGCGGAAAGCGATCTCTTCGCCAATGAAGTCCTTTATGCACGTACCACTTCGTATCAACGCATCGTCCTCACCGGTGACAAGACCGGTTTTCAACTGTTCCTCAATGGTCACTTACAGTTCAATTCCCTCGATGAGTATCGCTATCATGAAGCACTCGTTCATCCAGCGATGGCGCTTGTACGTTCCCCGCGCCGAGCCTTGATTCTTGGCGGCGGAGACGGTTTAGCACTCCGTGAGATTCTCCATTATCCCTCGGTCGAGTCGGTAACGCTGGTCGATCTTGATCCAGGTATGACGACCCTCTCTCAGCATTTCCCACCTCTTGCCAAGCTTAATCATCAGTCTTTTTCTGATCCCCGCGTCCGAGTTGTGAATCAGGATGCGATGCTATGGCTGGAAGACACGCAAGGCTTGTATGATGTCGCCATTGTCGACTTTCCTGACCCTGGTACTTTTGCGCTTGGTAAGCTCTATACCACACGGTTCTACAAACTCTTGAAACAACGACTCGCCCCTGACGCCGCAGTGGGTATTCAATCGACCTCACCGCTCGTCGCGCGTACGGCATTCTGGTGTATCATTCGCACGATGGAAGCTACGAGGTTTTTTGTCCGTCCCTACCATGTCGCAGTCCCTTCATTCGGGGTCTGGGGATTTGCGCTCGCCCAAACGGCTCCGTTCGAGCCACCAACCACTGCGCCCCCTGCCCTTCGCTTCCTGGACAACCAAACGATGGCGGCACTCTTTGTCCTGTCAGCCGACCTGGGTCCCGTCCCAGTAGAAATCAATCGCTTGGATAATCAAGTGCTCGTACGCTATTACGATGCGGAGTGGCGAAAATATGAATGA
- a CDS encoding aminotransferase class III-fold pyridoxal phosphate-dependent enzyme has product MDHALNPTLQRLLALCRFDRRWVRGEGVWLFDAQGRRFLDCYAQYGAVALGHNAPCVTAAVRAALDNAEPAMVQPYRALYA; this is encoded by the coding sequence ATGGATCACGCGCTCAATCCAACATTGCAGCGATTGCTTGCCTTGTGCCGCTTCGATCGCCGCTGGGTTCGCGGTGAAGGGGTATGGCTCTTCGATGCGCAAGGGCGTCGCTTCCTTGATTGCTATGCGCAGTATGGTGCGGTCGCGCTTGGCCATAATGCACCGTGTGTTACTGCGGCAGTCCGTGCAGCACTCGATAATGCTGAACCTGCAATGGTCCAGCCATACCGTGCGCTATATGCATAA
- a CDS encoding cytochrome c oxidase subunit 3 family protein has product MTHGRAPERVPSHPDFLWISDEPGRPVTTRDNGEPLRPALAGVIPGEVGLWVFVLADMSLFALFFLVFMWEGRKAPELYAAGTKALVQPYGFANTLVLLLSSWLVVLALDAHRREKHALVVRELVGALVCAAVFVTVKAFEYSHEVHSGYVPSTDIFFTCYFVLTGIHLAHVVIGSGLLIGWITKARARRSWEPSRRYVEGTAVYWHMVDLLWVVIFTLVYLVHVP; this is encoded by the coding sequence GTGACCCACGGGCGCGCGCCGGAGCGTGTTCCCTCGCATCCCGACTTTCTCTGGATCTCCGACGAGCCAGGAAGGCCCGTCACAACAAGAGACAACGGAGAGCCACTACGCCCGGCGCTGGCGGGCGTGATTCCCGGCGAAGTCGGACTCTGGGTGTTCGTTCTCGCAGACATGTCGCTCTTTGCACTCTTCTTCCTCGTCTTCATGTGGGAAGGGAGGAAAGCGCCAGAGCTTTACGCGGCCGGAACGAAGGCGCTCGTCCAGCCGTACGGCTTTGCGAACACGCTCGTGCTTCTCTTGAGTTCTTGGCTGGTCGTCCTCGCCCTCGATGCTCACCGGCGCGAGAAACACGCGCTCGTGGTGCGCGAACTCGTCGGTGCCCTCGTCTGTGCGGCCGTGTTCGTCACGGTGAAAGCGTTCGAGTACTCGCACGAGGTCCACAGCGGATACGTGCCTTCAACCGACATTTTCTTCACCTGCTACTTCGTGCTCACTGGCATTCATCTCGCGCACGTCGTCATCGGCAGTGGACTCCTTATCGGCTGGATCACGAAGGCACGTGCCCGCCGCTCTTGGGAACCCTCTCGCCGCTATGTCGAGGGGACCGCCGTCTATTGGCACATGGTCGACCTGCTCTGGGTCGTAATCTTTACACTTGTCTACTTGGTGCACGTCCCATGA
- a CDS encoding DUF350 domain-containing protein: MTQVMSSLIFALIGVIVFAVAFWLIVRISPFSVRKEIEEDQNVALSIVIASVIIGVALIVSAAIHG; this comes from the coding sequence ATGACCCAGGTCATGAGTTCATTGATTTTTGCACTTATCGGCGTGATCGTCTTTGCTGTCGCGTTTTGGCTGATCGTGAGGATCTCGCCATTTTCAGTCCGCAAAGAGATTGAAGAAGATCAGAATGTGGCTCTCAGTATCGTCATCGCGTCGGTCATTATCGGCGTGGCATTGATCGTTTCAGCAGCGATTCATGGGTAA